One window from the genome of Gimesia aquarii encodes:
- a CDS encoding substrate-binding domain-containing protein, with amino-acid sequence MVRLSMAMILSLLVAISGCSKTSTESSSDSKSKESATLESKGTIGFSALTLTNPFFKVIADKMQEEAAKHGYELIVLSAERDVKKQADHVDEFLVKGVSAIILNPCDSNGIGPAIKKANEKGVPVFTNDIKYDGDEGKVVCHVATDNYQGGKLAGEAMVKLLGDSGGKVAILHFPQAESCQLRVKGFHEIVNAHNDKTKNAKIEVVATLDGGGDRDEGSKVTKDVIESNPDLSAIFAINDPSALGARASLEAAGKADQVTIIAFDGQEIGKQAILEGKILCDPIQFPDQIGKVTIEQIIKYFNGDDVKPEILIPSKLYYKADAEKDPLFNKG; translated from the coding sequence ATGGTCCGGCTTTCTATGGCAATGATTCTGAGCCTGTTAGTAGCGATTTCAGGTTGTAGCAAGACTTCTACTGAATCGTCATCTGATAGTAAATCAAAAGAATCTGCCACTCTTGAAAGCAAAGGGACAATTGGCTTTTCAGCGCTTACCTTGACAAATCCCTTTTTCAAGGTGATTGCAGACAAAATGCAGGAAGAGGCGGCAAAGCATGGATATGAACTGATTGTGCTCTCTGCAGAACGCGATGTGAAAAAGCAAGCCGATCATGTGGATGAGTTTCTGGTAAAGGGAGTTTCGGCGATTATTTTGAATCCCTGCGATTCGAATGGAATCGGACCTGCAATTAAAAAAGCAAATGAAAAAGGAGTCCCGGTCTTTACCAATGACATCAAATACGACGGTGATGAAGGAAAAGTTGTTTGTCATGTGGCAACGGACAATTATCAGGGCGGTAAACTGGCCGGTGAAGCGATGGTCAAACTTCTTGGCGATTCGGGAGGCAAAGTGGCGATTCTGCATTTTCCGCAAGCAGAATCGTGTCAGTTGCGCGTTAAAGGGTTTCACGAAATTGTGAATGCTCACAACGACAAGACGAAAAACGCAAAGATCGAAGTTGTCGCGACGCTTGATGGAGGTGGGGATCGTGATGAAGGTTCTAAAGTAACAAAAGATGTGATTGAATCGAATCCTGACCTTTCTGCGATTTTTGCGATTAACGATCCATCGGCCTTGGGGGCGCGCGCTTCATTGGAAGCTGCTGGCAAAGCTGACCAGGTTACAATTATTGCTTTCGATGGGCAGGAGATTGGTAAGCAGGCGATACTGGAAGGTAAGATCCTGTGTGATCCGATTCAATTCCCTGATCAGATTGGAAAAGTTACCATTGAACAAATCATCAAATATTTTAACGGTGATGATGTAAAACCGGAAATCTTGATTCCTTCCAAGCTTTACTATAAAGCAGATGCTGAAAAAGATCCTCTTTTTAATAAAGGGTAG
- a CDS encoding MFS transporter produces the protein MWSQKVAQRAIIIAGCLAMVYTQLTMSPATIQFARSLGATGWHIGILGALPTLMLFMQFVAAILANHLHYRRWTWFSFCILQRLMLIPIAAGPWFFPSFSDQTWLWCLIALTAMNHALIHFTTPLWLSWMGDYLPHTGLNRYWGIRQLWMYWSGALSLLGGAFFLSESGLDIRQGFAILVCIGGLFGIIDILIFLKVDEPPVTKMKEPKLKEVLLTPFKNKKYRSFIFFTCFWHFAAMVGSPFISFFLLDYIGMDVFRLLLLWTCSWVGGAIFSKRLGHMAEHFGNRPTLILCTAFKSTNMLGLLLLPQDPIVAFWIMVPIFIFDSLLNAGIAIANNGFMLKNSPAENRTMFIAAGTAVAGMVGGLTSILTGAFLAITSGWSIALGEIEINHFHIIFAISLVLRLAAAVFARTIREPESHWTVQIVVQLVGVTPLRILRFPVGLYRSFRSDENLSLTRKANRKKRLNSKKSK, from the coding sequence GTGTGGTCACAAAAGGTTGCGCAGCGGGCTATTATTATCGCCGGCTGCCTGGCCATGGTTTACACGCAACTGACAATGTCACCGGCAACGATTCAATTCGCACGCTCTCTGGGAGCAACCGGTTGGCATATTGGTATTCTCGGGGCATTGCCCACGTTGATGTTGTTCATGCAGTTTGTTGCAGCCATCCTTGCCAACCACCTGCACTATCGTCGCTGGACCTGGTTCTCTTTCTGCATTCTGCAAAGATTGATGTTGATTCCGATCGCAGCGGGTCCCTGGTTCTTTCCCAGCTTTAGCGACCAAACCTGGCTTTGGTGCTTGATTGCTCTTACAGCCATGAATCACGCTCTGATCCATTTTACGACACCATTATGGCTGTCGTGGATGGGAGATTACCTTCCTCACACCGGGCTCAACCGCTATTGGGGAATTCGCCAGCTGTGGATGTATTGGAGTGGAGCGCTCTCCTTGTTGGGGGGAGCATTCTTCCTGTCTGAAAGCGGCTTGGACATCCGACAGGGCTTCGCAATCCTCGTCTGCATTGGTGGTTTGTTTGGAATCATTGACATTCTTATATTCCTTAAAGTGGATGAGCCACCAGTCACAAAAATGAAAGAACCCAAACTAAAAGAGGTGCTTTTAACCCCTTTCAAGAATAAAAAATATCGGTCATTCATTTTCTTCACGTGCTTTTGGCATTTTGCGGCAATGGTCGGATCTCCGTTCATTAGTTTTTTTCTACTCGATTACATCGGTATGGACGTATTTCGCCTCTTATTGTTGTGGACTTGTTCCTGGGTCGGTGGAGCGATCTTTTCGAAACGTTTAGGCCACATGGCAGAACATTTTGGAAATCGACCAACTCTGATTTTGTGCACGGCATTTAAGTCTACCAACATGCTAGGCCTCTTATTATTGCCTCAGGATCCCATCGTTGCGTTTTGGATTATGGTTCCTATTTTTATTTTCGACTCTTTGCTCAATGCGGGAATCGCCATTGCAAACAACGGATTCATGCTCAAGAACTCACCAGCTGAAAACCGGACGATGTTTATCGCTGCCGGAACCGCTGTAGCAGGCATGGTCGGAGGCCTCACATCAATTCTGACGGGAGCCTTTCTAGCCATCACATCCGGGTGGAGTATAGCTTTAGGGGAAATTGAAATTAACCATTTTCATATTATTTTTGCAATAAGCTTAGTTTTGAGATTGGCCGCTGCAGTGTTTGCACGAACAATTCGTGAACCTGAATCACACTGGACAGTACAGATTGTGGTCCAATTAGTGGGAGTCACTCCCTTGCGCATCCTCCGCTTTCCTGTGGGGCTCTATCGATCCTTTCGATCCGACGAGAACCTCTCTCTCACTCGAAAAGCAAATCGAAAAAAACGATTGAATTCGAAAAAAAGCAAATAA
- a CDS encoding IclR family transcriptional regulator — translation MTEIKIAETKKSTVPNLQRGMSILEFLSKHQMSATIAELSERLGYPSASVFRITQELAEMGYLSRDPATKRFSLTNKFLMLGQPQGREQGLVEASLPAMRGIRKATGETTQICCLIEVEIVILNQLVSTHPFKYSAELGARCPAYCCAPGKAILASLPEEDREELVSRIRFKKFTPNTITTRRSLREELARISACGFALDQAEWMEGIRCVAAPVRDRHGYPVGAITIAGPASRILESEFEQLGELVSGAASSVELDCA, via the coding sequence ATGACTGAAATCAAAATAGCGGAAACGAAAAAATCCACAGTACCAAATCTCCAAAGAGGAATGTCCATCCTGGAATTCCTTTCGAAACACCAGATGAGCGCGACCATAGCAGAATTGTCTGAGCGATTGGGTTATCCTTCAGCATCGGTATTTCGTATTACACAGGAACTTGCGGAAATGGGATACCTTTCGCGCGATCCCGCAACAAAACGGTTTAGTCTGACCAATAAGTTTCTTATGCTAGGTCAACCACAGGGTCGTGAACAAGGATTAGTAGAGGCGTCCCTGCCTGCAATGCGAGGAATTCGAAAAGCAACGGGAGAAACGACACAAATTTGCTGTCTGATCGAGGTCGAAATTGTAATCTTAAATCAGTTAGTTTCAACTCATCCGTTTAAATACTCTGCGGAACTCGGTGCCCGCTGCCCTGCTTACTGTTGTGCTCCTGGAAAGGCTATCCTCGCAAGTCTTCCCGAAGAAGATCGCGAAGAGTTAGTCTCTCGTATTCGTTTCAAAAAATTTACCCCTAATACGATTACCACCCGTCGAAGCCTGCGAGAAGAGCTTGCAAGAATCTCAGCATGTGGCTTTGCACTCGATCAAGCTGAATGGATGGAAGGAATTCGTTGCGTCGCGGCACCAGTTCGAGACCGTCACGGATATCCTGTAGGAGCAATCACAATTGCAGGTCCCGCATCGCGAATTTTGGAGTCAGAATTTGAACAATTGGGAGAACTCGTCTCAGGAGCCGCTTCCAGTGTTGAACTCGATTGCGCCTAA
- the aroE gene encoding shikimate dehydrogenase, producing the protein MNFLSQLTGSFAQPCAENPTVAMIEAAYRHHELEWRYINCEVAPDELGDAVRGARAMGWAGFNCSIPHKVAVIEFLDGLGESAEVIGAVNCAVLRDGKLIGENTDGKGFVQSLRESVDPKDKTIVMFGAGGAARAIGVESALAGAKKITVVNRSEERGNAVVSLLNEKTATNAEFVCWDGDYQIPAGTDIVINATSIGLFPDVDACLALDMNTLTADMVVADVIPNPPETRLIREARQIGCTVIDGLGMLVNQGVIGIKYWSGREVDPTVMRTKLEEIFDVTTENSA; encoded by the coding sequence ATGAACTTTCTTAGTCAACTCACAGGTAGCTTTGCACAACCATGTGCTGAAAATCCGACTGTCGCAATGATCGAAGCTGCCTACCGCCATCATGAACTCGAATGGCGTTACATCAACTGCGAAGTTGCCCCAGATGAACTGGGAGATGCGGTCCGTGGAGCAAGAGCCATGGGCTGGGCGGGCTTCAACTGCTCGATTCCACACAAAGTCGCTGTGATTGAGTTTCTGGATGGACTGGGCGAATCTGCTGAAGTCATCGGGGCAGTCAATTGCGCTGTGCTTCGTGATGGTAAGTTGATTGGCGAAAATACTGATGGCAAAGGATTTGTCCAATCGTTGCGAGAATCAGTTGACCCTAAAGACAAAACGATCGTGATGTTTGGCGCTGGTGGTGCTGCACGTGCAATAGGCGTCGAATCCGCACTTGCCGGTGCGAAAAAGATCACTGTTGTTAATCGTTCTGAAGAACGAGGCAATGCAGTCGTTTCACTCTTAAATGAAAAAACCGCAACGAATGCGGAATTTGTCTGCTGGGATGGCGATTACCAAATTCCAGCAGGAACTGATATTGTGATCAATGCCACATCAATTGGTTTGTTTCCCGATGTCGATGCCTGCCTTGCACTAGATATGAATACACTCACAGCAGACATGGTCGTTGCCGATGTCATTCCCAATCCACCTGAAACACGACTCATTCGTGAGGCGCGACAAATTGGTTGCACCGTAATAGACGGACTTGGTATGTTAGTGAACCAAGGCGTGATTGGAATCAAATATTGGTCAGGGAGAGAAGTCGACCCAACAGTGATGCGAACCAAACTTGAAGAAATTTTCGATGTCACCACGGAGAACTCAGCATGA
- a CDS encoding aldose 1-epimerase family protein: MNRISICLIFVLSLIYPFSSCAQAAEKRYVLTSADGKVQTEKWDLSGDGWSVRKETLHGGKQEGVELITIDNGVMQIVIIPTRGMSIYEVRNKEMRLGWNSPVEGIVHPSFVDLDSRGGLGWLEGFNEWMVRCGLEFAGHPGTDEFVNNTGDKATMDLTLHGKIGNIPASEVEVIVDSEAPHRIRVRGVVYEKFFYGPKLKLIAEVSVVPGEDTFRIDDTVTNLGSSDQEFQMIYHTNFGAPLLGKGAKLHTAIKKIAPMNEHAGKSINSYATYEGPTKDFIEQVYLIEPLSNEDGMTGAVLQNAKGNRAASMYWSTKQLPYLTIWKNTAATEDGYVTGIEPATGYPYNRKVERAAGRVPKLAPGKTRHFTLDFGIHNGDEAVKTATEKIKTIQGDHKAKVQPTPPTNSHH, encoded by the coding sequence ATGAACCGCATTAGCATTTGTCTCATTTTTGTACTTAGCCTGATATACCCCTTTTCAAGTTGCGCACAAGCCGCTGAGAAACGTTATGTACTAACCAGCGCTGATGGTAAAGTACAGACGGAAAAGTGGGATCTCTCGGGTGATGGCTGGTCTGTGAGGAAAGAAACATTACATGGTGGCAAGCAGGAAGGCGTCGAGTTAATCACCATTGACAACGGTGTGATGCAGATCGTTATCATCCCCACTCGTGGAATGAGTATCTACGAAGTTCGCAACAAAGAGATGCGGCTCGGTTGGAATTCTCCCGTCGAAGGAATCGTTCACCCGTCATTTGTGGATCTCGACAGTCGAGGTGGCCTTGGCTGGCTTGAAGGTTTTAACGAATGGATGGTGCGTTGTGGATTAGAATTTGCCGGACACCCAGGCACAGATGAATTTGTCAATAACACAGGTGATAAAGCCACTATGGACCTGACGTTGCATGGTAAAATCGGGAACATCCCAGCGAGCGAAGTTGAAGTAATCGTTGATTCAGAGGCACCACACCGTATCCGCGTACGTGGTGTTGTTTATGAGAAATTTTTCTACGGACCGAAACTCAAACTCATCGCAGAGGTCTCAGTCGTACCTGGCGAAGATACATTTCGTATTGACGACACAGTTACCAACTTAGGCTCATCTGATCAGGAATTCCAGATGATTTATCACACCAATTTTGGTGCACCACTGCTGGGTAAAGGTGCAAAATTGCATACGGCGATAAAAAAAATTGCTCCCATGAACGAACATGCGGGGAAAAGTATCAACTCCTATGCAACCTACGAAGGTCCAACGAAAGACTTCATTGAACAAGTCTATTTGATTGAGCCTCTGTCAAATGAAGACGGTATGACGGGTGCTGTGCTGCAAAATGCGAAAGGAAATCGTGCCGCATCTATGTACTGGTCTACAAAACAGCTACCTTATCTGACAATCTGGAAAAACACTGCTGCAACAGAGGATGGATATGTCACTGGAATCGAGCCAGCAACAGGCTACCCATATAATCGCAAAGTCGAGCGAGCAGCTGGCCGTGTCCCAAAGCTGGCACCAGGAAAAACGCGACACTTCACACTCGACTTCGGCATACACAATGGCGATGAAGCAGTGAAGACTGCCACCGAAAAGATAAAAACCATTCAAGGGGATCACAAAGCTAAAGTACAGCCTACGCCCCCCACCAACAGTCATCATTGA
- a CDS encoding sugar ABC transporter ATP-binding protein, with amino-acid sequence MSSPASVAESPLLAMRGIEKSFPGVRALGGVDLRLERGEVLALLGENGAGKSTLIKMLGGAHLPDMGSICIEGVEMQFSSPIEANKAGIGIIYQEFNLIPELSVWENIFLGREASFGLVRRSEERHRANELFEQIGVSIPIDVPCSELSVAQQQIVEIAKALSQDVRLIVMDEPSAALTPQEVSRLFDIIRDLKQNGIGVIYISHRLDEIFEISDRVVILRDGEVVGEAATDQLTRKRMIELMVGREISNEFPKHYHQIGKARLAVEGLNRAETVRDVSFEIHAGEVLGLTGLVGAGRTETARIIFGADQADSGTILLDGEMLEIHSPRHAIQAGICLLTEDRKSQGLILDLSVRENFGLPNLNAFSKWGCVNQKKERITFADYVSRLSIKIPHQEQLARSLSGGNQQKVVLAKWMEKNAEVVIFDEPTRGIDVGAKYEIYTLINELASQGKAILMISSELPEVMGMSDRILVMHQGRITGEIRDVANTTQEEIMKLAVI; translated from the coding sequence ATGTCGTCACCTGCCTCAGTCGCAGAATCACCATTGCTTGCCATGCGTGGGATCGAAAAGTCCTTTCCTGGCGTACGCGCTCTGGGGGGAGTCGACTTGAGGTTAGAACGAGGTGAAGTTCTGGCATTGTTGGGTGAAAACGGGGCTGGCAAAAGTACGCTTATCAAGATGCTTGGCGGGGCTCATTTGCCGGATATGGGTTCGATTTGCATTGAGGGGGTGGAGATGCAATTTTCGAGTCCGATAGAAGCGAACAAAGCGGGGATTGGAATCATTTATCAGGAGTTCAATCTGATACCAGAACTGTCAGTTTGGGAAAATATCTTTCTCGGACGCGAGGCAAGTTTCGGTTTGGTTCGCAGAAGCGAAGAACGTCACCGCGCGAACGAGCTGTTTGAGCAAATTGGTGTGTCAATTCCGATTGATGTGCCATGTAGTGAATTATCTGTTGCCCAGCAGCAGATTGTTGAGATTGCAAAAGCATTATCCCAAGACGTTCGGCTGATTGTTATGGATGAACCATCGGCGGCACTCACGCCCCAGGAAGTTTCTAGACTATTCGACATCATCCGCGACTTGAAGCAAAATGGAATCGGAGTGATCTATATCAGTCACCGTCTAGATGAAATTTTTGAGATATCAGACCGCGTTGTCATTCTGCGCGACGGTGAAGTCGTAGGCGAAGCAGCAACAGATCAACTCACACGGAAGAGAATGATCGAGTTGATGGTGGGACGCGAAATCAGTAACGAGTTTCCGAAACATTACCATCAGATTGGTAAGGCTCGTCTTGCTGTAGAAGGTCTTAATCGTGCTGAAACAGTTCGAGATGTCAGTTTTGAGATTCATGCCGGAGAAGTACTTGGGTTAACAGGGTTGGTTGGAGCGGGGCGTACTGAGACCGCGCGAATCATCTTTGGGGCAGATCAAGCCGATTCAGGGACGATTCTTTTAGATGGAGAAATGCTGGAAATTCATAGTCCACGCCATGCCATTCAAGCAGGTATCTGTCTCCTCACCGAAGATCGTAAGAGTCAGGGATTAATTTTAGATTTGAGTGTGCGCGAGAATTTTGGTTTACCAAACCTGAATGCGTTTTCTAAATGGGGTTGCGTTAATCAGAAAAAGGAACGAATTACTTTTGCTGATTATGTTTCACGACTGAGTATTAAAATTCCCCATCAGGAACAACTTGCCCGCAGCCTCTCAGGAGGCAATCAACAAAAAGTCGTACTTGCAAAGTGGATGGAAAAAAATGCAGAAGTTGTCATTTTTGATGAACCGACGCGTGGTATTGATGTAGGGGCGAAGTATGAAATTTATACCCTTATTAATGAACTGGCGAGTCAAGGAAAAGCAATTCTTATGATCAGCTCGGAACTGCCGGAAGTAATGGGGATGAGCGATCGTATTCTCGTGATGCATCAAGGTCGGATCACTGGAGAGATTCGCGATGTTGCAAACACGACACAGGAAGAAATCATGAAACTGGCAGTGATCTGA